The genomic window CGGAAGAAGCTCAAGTAACAAATGTAACTGTTCAGGGAGAACCCGGAGCTTATACTTTTGCCGTAGAAATAAAAAGTCCGGATACCGGATGTGATCAATATGCGGATTGGTGGGAAGTCGTAACTGCTGAAGGTACACTTATATATCGAAGAATTCTCGCTCATAGTCATGTGGCGGAACAACCTTTTACCCGTTCCGGAGGAAAAATTGTCATTAATCCGGAAGATTCGGTTTTGGTTCGTGTACATATGAATAATACAGGATATGCTAGAAATGTGTTTAGTGGTTCTGTGGCTAAAGGTTTTAAGGCAACAGAAGTACAATTGGAGGCAGATACAACTTTGGCGAAGACCGCACCTTTACCAAATGGCTGTGGAGGATGATTAAAACAACCGAAGAAATTATTTCTTTATTACCTTATCAGGAACCATTTTTATTTGTAGATAAAATTGAAAGTATTTCTGATGAAGGATGTACCGGATATTATACGTTACAACCTGATGCGTTTTTTTATAAAGGACATTTTAAAGACCACCCAGTCACCCCGGGAGTCATCCTTACTGAAATAATGGCACAGATCGGATTAGTCTGTTTGGGTATTTATCTTAGTGATGTGAAATTACAACTGAATCAGGTAGGGGTTGCGATGAGTAGTACCCATATGGAGTTTTTAAAATCAGTATTACCCAGTGAAAAAGTAAAAGTAACTTCCTTAAAGCAATACTTTAGGTTTAATAAGCTAAAATGCGAAGTACGAATGTTTAACGAACTGAATATATTAGTAGCAAAGGGTACTATTTCAGGGATGATTGTACCCATTTCTAATGAAAAATAGAAGGGTAGTGGTTACCGGATTAGGTGTAGTGGCACCTAATGGTCATACCGTAGCTGATTTTAATGAGGCTATTCAAAATGGAACCAGCGGGATTACTCATTTTGAGGAATTAGAAAAATTAAATTTTTCATGCCAAGTAGCTGGTATACCGAAATATAACAAAGATTACTTAAATAATTACTTTACTCAACTTCAACAACGGGGTTTACTAGCCACTGGCTTAGAGTACGGGGTTATTGCAGGCATGGATGCCTGGAAAGATGCAAAACTACCGGTAGTTCCAAAAGACGAAAGTCCCAACTACGACGCAGGAATCATTATGGGTTCTGGTACCATGGGAGTAGGTAAATTTCGGGAAGCTATTTTAAAGGTAGATGAAGGGAAGGTAAGACGTTTGGGTAGCACAACAGTACTGCAAACTATGGCTAGTGGTGTCAGTGCGTATTTAGGTGGTATTTTAGGTTGTGGGAACATGGTTACTACAAATTCATCAGCCTGTAGTACAGGTACTGAGGCGATTTTGTTGGGTTATGAGCGAATTCAATCCGGAAATGCAGAAGTTATGTTAGTAGGCAGTACTAGCGATAGCGGACCTTATATTTGGGGAGGCTTTGACGCTATGCGTATTTTACCCAGCCAATATAATCATCGTCCTGAACAAGCTTCAAGACCTATGAGTCAGGATGCAACCGGTTTTGTACCCGGTAGTGGTGCCGGGGCATTAGTACTCGAAAGTTTGGATAGTGCACTACAACGCGATGCAACCATTTACGCTGAAATTTTGGGGGGACATGTAAATAATGGCGGACAACGTAAGGGAGGTAGTCTTACAGCTCCTAACAATGAAGCAGTACAACGATGTATCCAAAAAGCTGTCGCTAATGCGCAAATTGATCCGAATGAAATTGATGCTATTAATGGTCACTTAACGGCCACTACCAAAGACCCGGTAGAGATTGACAATTGGAGTAAAGCTTTAGATAGAAGCGGTTCGGATTTTCCCTATGTTAATTCTTTAAAATCTATGATTGGACATTGTATTGCTGCTTCCGGCAGTATCGAGAGTGTTGCTAGCGTATTGCAGTTGCATCACGGGTTTATCTTCGGTAACATTAATTGCGAACCTATCCACGCGGATATTTTAATACAAGTAGATTCGAATAGAATAGTGCAAAAAACTCAGAATATTTCAGTAAATATTATCGCAAAAGCTAGTTTTGGTTTTGGTGATGTCAATGCATGTGTTATCTTTAAAAAGTTTAAGAAATAACCCTATTTGCACGATAAACCTATGGATGATAAAGCGCTTTTTATTCCAAAAATTAAAGAAATTATAGCTCCATACGTTGAAAATCAGGAAAATTTTGAAAATATTTCCCTAGATACTGATTTTATACAAGATCTAGATATTAATTCAGCTAATCTGGTAGATATTATACTTGATGTAGAGGATGCTTATCAGATTGAAATAGATAACGATGCTATGAACCGCATGACAACCGTAGGCGCTTCTATAGAAGTTATTCAGGAAAAGAAGAAATAGAACAAAGGTATGATCGGGAATGATATAGTGAATCTTACACTAGCCCGAAAACAAAGTAACTGGCAACGTAAAGGTTGGTTAGAAAAGGTATTTACTAATGACGAAATAAGCTATATTCAAAATTCTTTAGTTCCGGAGCATAGCGTTTGGATGTTATGGTCTCAAAAAGAAGCAGCTTATAAAGCCCATCAAAGACTTACCCGTTGTAAATCCTGGTATCAACCCAAAAAAATCATTTGTTCGTTAACCAACGAGGTAGTTACTATTGATAACTATACTTTCTTTACTACTACTGATATCCATCCGGAGTATATCTATAGCCAGGCATATTTAAAAAATAAAATTAGTTATTCGCAAATATGCCCAGGAGCTCAAGGTGAAGTTCGTCAACTTTTATTAAAGTATCTCTCAAAAACGAATTTCCTACAGATCCAACATCTTAAGATTGTAAAGGATTCCTTGGGGATTCCATATATACATTATCACCAACAACAATACCCTCAATCCTTTTCTATTACACACCACGGAAATTATGCTGCATTTAATATGTAGTAATATTTTGTTTAAGGTTGTGTTGTCATTCTGTCAGCTATTAAAATCATTATAAATACAAATATCTAAAATGCTTAATATCAGTTTTTTATTAAAGTTAAGTAAAGTTTTAATTTAATATTATCAGTAATGCTTTTTTTTATTTAAAGATGTAATCAAATTGTCTAAAGGTTAATACTATAGATAAAACCTATAGTCATAACTCAGTTAAATTTTATATATATAATTGTAGATATCTACAATTATAGATAATATATAGTGGCTTTGAACCATAATACATGTTGGAATCATTCCAAATTATTGTAGGAATTTAAAATTGATTTTGTCGGTAAAATACAACCTTAAAAAGATTTAAAAGATTTGGACAAACGAATATTTGTAAAACTCTTTCTTTTATATATTAGAGGTGAAAGACCTAGTGGTCAAAGTATTTTTAAAAATAGTACTCTTTGGAATAAGTTTAGTAGATTTAAAAATGGGCTACAAAATACCTAGTAGATTGACAAAACATAAAATCTCAAAAAAATTCGAGCCTAAAGGCTTTTAGTTTACAAATAGAAGGATCCGAAAAATATATTGGGTTTGCTATTTATAGCCAGAAGTATATTTACTATGAAGAATGATAAAATCCGTTAGTTCGAATATTGAATACTTAAATGATAATAAAATTAAGTTACTCTATTAATATATACTAAAATCAATATCGAAATCAATGCGCAAATGCTGAATCCGATAAAAATAGGTAATACGGTAGCAGTAACAAAAGTTCCAATCCAAAAACTAATAGGTACTGCAAGAATGGTTGAAATAAAACCGGAAACGGATGCACCGACACCTGCTACATGACCCATGGGTTCCATAGCCAATGCTCTTAAATTTCCAAAAAGGAAACCGATAGCTAAAAATTGGACGATAAGAAAGATAATAAGAATTTCTATTACAGGATTACCTGAATTGTAAAGTAGGATCACATACGTAAGCGAAATTGCAAAAAATGTAAATAGCGCAATCTTCACCAGTTGATACATTCCTATTTTAAGAACTAACACTCCGTTTAATAATATGGCAACTCCTACGGAAAAAGCTAATAGTCCAAAAACAAATGGAAACTGATCTGCCAGGTCATATTGAACTTCGAAAATTTGTTGAGCCGTACTCAAATAGGTCATAAAAGATCCGACAATAAAACCGGTGATTAAGGTATACCCAATGGCTTGTTTGTTTTTTAGTACCTCTTTAAACCCAAAACGTACCCGTTTAAAACTTAGCGGGGTTTTATATGCGGTCGGTAAGGTTTCAGCTTGTCTTTGCCAAAACCATAGGCTAACAAATACACTTATGAGAAGCTGACCGTAGAAAATTCCTTTCCAATCAGAAAATTCTAAAATACCTTTTCCTATAGTTGGTGCTATAATAGGTACTAAGATAAATACGACGGTAACAAAAGACATAATACGCGCCATATAATCCCCACTATACTTATCCCGGATCATCGCAATGCTCATGGTTCGTGGGGCAGACAATCCTATACCCTGTAGGATTCTACCGATAATCATTGTTTGTAAATTAGTGGCGTAAACACAAAGTAAACTGGCTACTCCAAAAATTAAGAAACCAATATAGACTACAGGTTTTCGTCCCACACTGTCTGAGATAGGTCCGTAAGCTAGAGGGCCAATCCCCATACCTAAGAAAATCATGGTGATGATAAGTTGTTCATCCGCCGGATGGGTTGTGCCTAGTGCTTTACCCATATCAGATAATGCAGGAAGTACGGCATCAATACATAGTGCGGTGATCGACATTAAGGAAGCCATTAAGGCTATAAACTCAAATTGTCTGATTTTTTGAAGCATCCGGCAAATGTAGTTTTTTTAACTTCGGAGACATTACTTCAATAAAATTATATCTTGATAAAAAGAGATTTTTACCCAAAGATGTACGTTAAGCTTATTCTTAATTTTTTAATGGTTTTAATGTATAAATGACGAGAGTTTTAGTAATCAGCTTGTTATTAAATATTTAAATTATTTTTAACCATTTTCAGTATATATTATGAATCCTTACTAGTCTCGAAATAGGAAGTAAATATGGTTAAAGTTGAATGTTTCCGTTTATTAACCACTTTAGTCCTGGTAAGACTTTAATTGAAGTATAAATTTTATTAAATAGAACTAGTTAAACGTTTAGATGTGAGTATCTTGTAAAAAACACAAAATAATGCGAATTTTAATTAAAGTAGGAGTTTTATTAATAGTTTCTATGCTATGGGGAAGTTGTAAGACCTCTCAGGTAAATAATACAGAACTACTTTCAGGAAGTAAGGTAGAACAGCTATTACAAAACCGAAACCTGGAAATGCAGATGCAATGGGCTAATCCACTTAATACGGTAGCGATAAATGCCATTTTGAATAGTGGCTTATTACCACCGGGTCAGACCGGAAATCAAATTAGTCTTATTGGTAATGGTAATTATTTTAGAATTAAAGGAGATACCATAGCTGCGTATTTACCTTTTTATGGTGAAAGAAGATTTGGAGGTGCCTATGGTCGGGATGCTCAAATAGAGTTTGAAGATATTCCTAAAAATTTAGAGATTACCCGAAATGAGAAAAAAGGATATTTTGATTTAAAATTTGAAATTCGCGATAAAAATCATTCTACAGACAACTATCAAGTAAGTGCGCAATTGTATCCTGGAAATAAAGGAGTGGTTACGATTAATAGCAGTAGCCGAACGGTTATTTCATATAGTGGTACCATTCAGCCTTTAGCTAAAGAGGAAGTAGTATCTGTTGAAGGGAAGGAGTAGGGGATAGACACTAGAAACAAGATAATTATTAATGGTGCACATCCCGACCGCAGCACACCCCAGGGGAGGGAGTTTTACTTTTTATTTTACATATAAGCATTCTACTACCTGAGAGAAAAAGTAATTCCGGCGTATAAAAACACATAGTTTGCCCGGTCAAAAAAAGACTGAATCTCCTGATTAGTTTCGATTCTTAGAAAATCCCGGATCCATTGAGCGTTTATATGAATACCTAAAAATCGAGTAAATTCATATTGCAAAGTTCCGGTAATACTCATTGAGAATCCGTTATCCTTAAAATTTAATTTATTAACTCCTTTAAATTCATTGCGATAATTAGCCCAGCCGGCTCCCAGCGTACTCCTAAAACTCAAAGGAAAATTATGAATTGTAAATTGTCGCCCCATATTCATATAATAATGGCAGATGGTTGCGTTATCAAAATTACCAGTAAGCGTAGTATCATCTGTAGTAGCTTTATAAATATTAAAATCATAACCAAAGATGTATTTAGGATTCAAAAAAAATGTAGCATTAAAGTGGTGGGATGTTTTTTTGCTGTAGGTTTTAAGAAAGGTATCTCCATAGGACAAAGGATAACCTACAGCGGCAGATAATATTATACGAGCCCAATCTGTGGATTTATCGTTCTTTGTGATAAGTTGTTCCTGCTTTTCTACTGGTTTGGTTTGACCATTAAGTGAATAAGAGAGGACTTTACATAGGCAGATAGCGATAACAATACTTCTAAAATTCAAATTCATAGGTTTGGTTTTCATTTGGAACTAATTTTAAAGTATTTACCAGTAGTTGAGTTTGATTTCGCAGGGAATACTCAAATCGAAGGGTATCCTTTTCTACTAATCGATCTAAATTGATGAGCTGTTCGTTTTCTGTAGGTAACATCGTTCCCGAAGCACATAATAGTTCATTACCTAGTTGGTCATCTTGTTTTGTCAATTTTATACGCTGTATAGTGTTCGAACAATACACCCGGTAATTTAAAGTGTCTTGAGTAGAAGTATTCCGGATGATTTTAAAAGTTCCTTGTGTGATTTTTGATAAGATCACCTGACCGGTATCAAATTTAAAATCTATAACTCTAGGGGAAGGTAAATCTATGAATTCTTTAGTAATTATACCTTCATTGTGAAAGGCTTCTTCCGGATGATTGATTCTGATATGAAGTGCCTGATTAGGAACTAAAGAGGTGAACTGATAAAATCCTTTATTGTCACTTTGGGCATGTCCAAAAGTAAATACCGCTTTAGATTCATTAAAAAAATTATTATCTGCAGCATAAATAACTACATTAATATTTGATAACGAATTGGCATCGGTATCGACAAGCGTACCTGTAACTAAAAAGCGTTCATTATCTACTACATCCAGTTCACATTGGGTTCCAAGACAAAGCATACTGGCACAGGCTATTCTATAGAATAGCTTCGGGATTGACTTCATAACTGTTCGTTTTTTTAATAGATGACAAACAGTTAATAGGGTTGCTTGGTAGTTATAAAAAATTATTTTATCACGTAGTATTTGCTTTAATATCATACAAACCAGCTAATAAAAAAACAACCTTCTAAATGAATAGAAGGTTGTTTTATAAGAGGAGGGAAGGGATTTACTTAAACGTAAGTATTGTATTTCCCTGAACTATTTATAAGTTGTTCAAATAGTACCTTATTCTACAATAAGTTTTAAGGTACGATTAGCACCGGATCGATTTGCTATTTTAATCAAGTATAATCCTGATGGTAATCCGGATACGTTCATATTAATCTGTCTGGTACTAGTATCGATTAGCATAGAGCGTAAGGTCTTCCCGGATAAATCGGTAAGCGTAAGCCTACTGTCTATCAAATCTTCCGAATTTTCAATGACCACATTGGCGATTGCAGGATTAGGATACATAGTAAATGAAAGTTCTTCAACGCTTTTATTATTCGCATCACAATCAGGTGCTTGCGTAGAATTACTAAAATAAATCGTATAAGAATCTGCTACCAAAGCAAAATTACTACCATCAACAGCAACATCATAGGTTCCGTCTAATCCGTCTATACCAGTATTCACCAAGGTAATTTGAGGGTTTTCACTATTAAAACTTTGGCTCGCACCACTAAAATCAATATACCATGGCGCAACGTTTAAGTCAAAAGCGAATTGGTATAATCCATTATTTTCTAAGCTCCATTTTATGGTAAATTTGGTCATATTATCCATATTTGGACCATTTTTTCCTAGAATATGTACGTTACTAAAGGAATTATCCCTGGTTGCCAGAGCAGTTGGAGTTTCAAAATCGCAAGTTCCATCATTTGTATCCAAGTTACCTACCTGGATGGTAACGCTGGCCATATCATTACCACCTTTTCCATCAGATACGCTTACCCTTGCGGTATAAGTTCCAGTTTCAGTATAGGTATAAGAAGATATAGCAGTACTTCCACTAGTCCCGTTACCATAATCAATAACGTAGGTAAGATCATCACCATCAGCATCGGTTGATCCGGATGCGTCAAAAGAAACTTCTAACGGAGCCGTACCACTGATCGGAGTGGCAGTTAGTGAAGCTACCGGAGCTTTATTACTTCCTCCGGAACCACCACTACAGGAAGGAGGGGTAGTTGAATTACTAAGATATAAAGTAAAGCCACCGGATTGTGATACCATTACAAAATCATTTTCATTGATAGTTACGTTATATGAACCATCCATTCCGTCAATACCCGTACCTGTTAGGGTAATGGTTGGGTTAGCCGAGTCAAACGTATAAGTGGCAGAAGATTTTAAATCAACGTACCAACTAGGCTGACCGTTATCTGTATTTAAGGAGAAAACGTATAAACCTTTATTTCCTAAATCCCAATTAACATTGAATTTACTCACATTACTCAAATCCGGAGCGTCTTCACCTAGAGCATATATGTTATTAAAAGTTGCGTTCATAGAAGGTAAGGCCGATGGTCTTGGTGTATCAAAAGGACAAACCACTTCTTCGCACTTAGCATCTTTCACCAAGCTAACGGATTTACTTAACTTTTCTGTAAATTCACCGTCAGATACGGTTAAGGTTACGTCAGCACTTTCTAATCCTGTATAGGTATGAGACACCGTTTTACCAGTTGCACTTGTTCCGTCTCCAAAGTCCCAGGTATAAGTTAACGTATCTCCGTTAGGATCCGTAGTACCTGAAGCGTCAAATGCGACTGTTTCTCCTCCACATCTCCCGGCATCACCTTCAAAAGCAGGTACGGGTGGTTGATTAGGTAATAAAGTATTTCCAAAATCTATATCACTGGTAGCATAGAAAGCTTCCGGGGTTAAAGAGCGTTGCCAGATACTAAAAAGGATATGCTTACCGGTTCTGGGAGGAAGTACTATATCAATATTATCCGTAGCCGAAGCATCTCTTGGTTCGGTACGGGTAAGGAGTTCCAGGCTATCCCAGGTAAGGGGTTGATCCGGAGTCCAACTAGCCTTGGTAATATAAACTTCATAATATAAAGTCTGGTGTGGTGCGGTATTCGTCCATGTTACCGTCAGAGGTCCTGGTTTTACTGCGGTAGCTACCCAGTCGTTACGCACTTGGTCGAGTCCTCCGTATTTATCAGGACGTCCGGCACTCGCCAGGTTACCGTCATTAATGATGGTACGGTGTTTTCCTCCGGCATCCATTCGTGCTACTTCGTTCCAATCATAAAAAGCCTGGGTACCCCAACCGATAATGGCTGCTTCACAAGCAGGGGAGTCCGGACTTTGCGGATCTTCCTGAAAACATACCCATGACCGACTAGGCGGATAGGTAACCGTACCGTGTGATACAACAGATTGAAGAGGGGCAAATAGTACTATCGCACATAGGGCAAGGTGTATAGACCTTTTTGTAAAATAAAGCGAAACTTTATTTAATTTTTGAAATTTGAGTTTGTGTTTTTGCATGGTATTAATTAATTATCATCAATAATATTTCTGTTAAAATTTGCTCTAAATTTACTACTTTATGATTGATTTTAATCGATAGTCACAATTTGTTTATGTAAGAATGGCTTTACATTAAACAAATAGTTTTTCAAGCCTCTAAAAAGAAGAAAGAGTAAAGAAATAATAGAAAAGTTTTATCAGTAGATGAATGAACCCAATAAACGTTTTAGAATTGTTTATTTAAGTTTATTGAGTTCGTAAAGAAAGTACAAATTTAGCCTTCTTTCTTTAAAATTTCAATATGTCGTTGTAAACGTTCTACTTCCTCAGGTAAGGTACCTTTATACACACCACGAATATGACCTTGTTTATCTACTAACACCAAATTTTCGGTATGGATAAAGGCGTTTTTATCGTGTGTTTGTTTATAGGTATCATCAGCAAAATAGGCGTCTCGAGCCAATTTATAAATTTTGTCTTTTTCCCCAGTAACTAGATACCATTGCTCGGGATTTATTTTAAATCTCTCCCCGTATTTTTTTAAAATTTCAACGGAATCATACTCCGGAAAGACGCTATGCGAAATTAATTTAATGTCCGGATCGTTCTGATAAACATCCTGTAAAGTAAGCATATTATTTGTTAACCTTACACAAATACTTGGGCAGGTAGTAAAGAAAAAGTTGGCTACATAAATATATCCATTTAAGTCTTTATTGGTAATTTTATTTCCTAATTGATTGGTAAAACTAAAGTCGGAAATTTTATGAATTTTTTTGACGTCGGTTTGACTTGGGTTCCAGGTAGGAGTGAAGTCTGCCGTATTATAAAAGGGGAGTTGCGTTACTTTTTTTTCGGCTAGTTTGATGGGTTTTTCACTGGCTTCACTAGTTTTTTGATTTTTACAGGAACATAAGCATCCTGCTAGTAAAACAATAATTCCTAATTTTCTAATCCACATACGTATCTGATTTACAACCTTCGGCGCCAATTAACCCAAAGCGTTCTCCCTGAATAACCTGATAATTAGCTTTTATTTTTCCGTCAACATTCCAAATCCGTTGGGTGCCATTTTCTTTACCGTCAATGTAGTTAAATTCTTTGGCTAACTGTCCGGAAGCATACCAATCCCGTTGCACACCCGTAGGATTTCCAAAATCATCAAATTGATGGATAAATTCCAGTTGGCCGTTATTCCACCAGGCTTTATGGGTTCCTGATTCTTTTCCGTTTGTAAAATAGCGTACCGCTGCCCGGGCACCATTATGATAGAATCTTTCTTCCTTACCATGTTTTTTTCCTTCCAAATAAGGTATTTTAGCTAGGGTAATCGTATCCGTTTTAGAAAAAAGCATACCTGTAAAAGGTTTGTTCTGATAATACATCATTCCATCTTTTAAGGTCAATTCCTTATCACTAATATCCAATTCCTGCATCTGAGACGTACAAGAGTTTAACAAAAGGATAAAAAATAGAAAAACGGTTAGTACGTTAGCAAACATAAAATTCCAGCAAACTTTTTAAAATCTATAATCTGGCTACAATAATACAAAATTGAAAAACGTAGGTAAAGGAACTTTATTATTAAGTGTTTTGGTTAAAGGTAGTGGTTGGGGGGAATTAAAGGGAAGTTATAGGTTGCTTTAAATATCCTATTTTACATAATATAAATTATAGTACAAAAATATATTATAGCTAATTGGCGTAATTGATTTCCTCGCATAATAATTTAAATATTTTCATCTATCTATCCATTTTCTAAAATCTCTGGTAGAAGCCGTACTAGTTATTAAAGATGTAGATAATCCCTTTACTTTTATACTTAACCTATTCTTACTGTAGGGTGCTATTTTTTCTATAGAATCTATATTTACTACATAACTTCTATTTATTCTAAAAAAATGTTCTGGATTTAACTGATTAGATAATACACCAATAGATCTTGAAAAACTATGTAGTCTACCATCACTATCCCTGAGCTTACAGAAATCACCACATGCTTCTATATAACATACATTTTTTGTGTTTACAAGTGTGATGCCTTCAGGTTTTTTAATCGCAAATCGTTTTTTGTAATTGTCTTTTTGACTAATAAGTGTTTTAAATTGTTGGAAAAAGTCTTTTTCAATAAACCTATCTTGAAATAAACTTCGATACTTTTTTAAAGCACTATCAATATCTTGTTGTGTATATGGTTTTATAACATATGCAATACCATTGGATTGAAAGGCGTTTAACAGATGTTCATCATAAGCGGTACAGAATATAATGGGTGTAATCACTTTAATAGCATTAAAAACATCAAATGACATCCCTCCTACTATTTTAATATCAGATAAAATCAAATCATAACTTGTTTCTTCAAGAGCTTGTATAGAGTCATCCACGGTACGTGTATGCATGTGTTCAAAATCTGAAGGTAAGCATTTCGTAACATGAAATAGTAGTTTCTTAAAAGCAGGAGTCTCGTCTTCTATGATAAGAATGTTCATGGGTTTATAATATTGTTAGTTGACCACTTTCAACAAAGGTAGTACTAAAATAAAGTGCATTGCAGATGAATTAATCTCTATCATTTTATC from Aquimarina sp. ERC-38 includes these protein-coding regions:
- a CDS encoding multidrug effflux MFS transporter; its protein translation is MLQKIRQFEFIALMASLMSITALCIDAVLPALSDMGKALGTTHPADEQLIITMIFLGMGIGPLAYGPISDSVGRKPVVYIGFLIFGVASLLCVYATNLQTMIIGRILQGIGLSAPRTMSIAMIRDKYSGDYMARIMSFVTVVFILVPIIAPTIGKGILEFSDWKGIFYGQLLISVFVSLWFWQRQAETLPTAYKTPLSFKRVRFGFKEVLKNKQAIGYTLITGFIVGSFMTYLSTAQQIFEVQYDLADQFPFVFGLLAFSVGVAILLNGVLVLKIGMYQLVKIALFTFFAISLTYVILLYNSGNPVIEILIIFLIVQFLAIGFLFGNLRALAMEPMGHVAGVGASVSGFISTILAVPISFWIGTFVTATVLPIFIGFSICALISILILVYINRVT
- a CDS encoding LytR/AlgR family response regulator transcription factor, which encodes MNILIIEDETPAFKKLLFHVTKCLPSDFEHMHTRTVDDSIQALEETSYDLILSDIKIVGGMSFDVFNAIKVITPIIFCTAYDEHLLNAFQSNGIAYVIKPYTQQDIDSALKKYRSLFQDRFIEKDFFQQFKTLISQKDNYKKRFAIKKPEGITLVNTKNVCYIEACGDFCKLRDSDGRLHSFSRSIGVLSNQLNPEHFFRINRSYVVNIDSIEKIAPYSKNRLSIKVKGLSTSLITSTASTRDFRKWIDR
- a CDS encoding 3-hydroxyacyl-ACP dehydratase FabZ family protein, with protein sequence MIKTTEEIISLLPYQEPFLFVDKIESISDEGCTGYYTLQPDAFFYKGHFKDHPVTPGVILTEIMAQIGLVCLGIYLSDVKLQLNQVGVAMSSTHMEFLKSVLPSEKVKVTSLKQYFRFNKLKCEVRMFNELNILVAKGTISGMIVPISNEK
- a CDS encoding acyl carrier protein — encoded protein: MDDKALFIPKIKEIIAPYVENQENFENISLDTDFIQDLDINSANLVDIILDVEDAYQIEIDNDAMNRMTTVGASIEVIQEKKK
- a CDS encoding beta-ketoacyl-[acyl-carrier-protein] synthase family protein — its product is MKNRRVVVTGLGVVAPNGHTVADFNEAIQNGTSGITHFEELEKLNFSCQVAGIPKYNKDYLNNYFTQLQQRGLLATGLEYGVIAGMDAWKDAKLPVVPKDESPNYDAGIIMGSGTMGVGKFREAILKVDEGKVRRLGSTTVLQTMASGVSAYLGGILGCGNMVTTNSSACSTGTEAILLGYERIQSGNAEVMLVGSTSDSGPYIWGGFDAMRILPSQYNHRPEQASRPMSQDATGFVPGSGAGALVLESLDSALQRDATIYAEILGGHVNNGGQRKGGSLTAPNNEAVQRCIQKAVANAQIDPNEIDAINGHLTATTKDPVEIDNWSKALDRSGSDFPYVNSLKSMIGHCIAASGSIESVASVLQLHHGFIFGNINCEPIHADILIQVDSNRIVQKTQNISVNIIAKASFGFGDVNACVIFKKFKK
- a CDS encoding 4'-phosphopantetheinyl transferase superfamily protein — protein: MIGNDIVNLTLARKQSNWQRKGWLEKVFTNDEISYIQNSLVPEHSVWMLWSQKEAAYKAHQRLTRCKSWYQPKKIICSLTNEVVTIDNYTFFTTTDIHPEYIYSQAYLKNKISYSQICPGAQGEVRQLLLKYLSKTNFLQIQHLKIVKDSLGIPYIHYHQQQYPQSFSITHHGNYAAFNM
- a CDS encoding DUF4251 domain-containing protein, with product MRILIKVGVLLIVSMLWGSCKTSQVNNTELLSGSKVEQLLQNRNLEMQMQWANPLNTVAINAILNSGLLPPGQTGNQISLIGNGNYFRIKGDTIAAYLPFYGERRFGGAYGRDAQIEFEDIPKNLEITRNEKKGYFDLKFEIRDKNHSTDNYQVSAQLYPGNKGVVTINSSSRTVISYSGTIQPLAKEEVVSVEGKE
- a CDS encoding lytic polysaccharide monooxygenase; protein product: MQKHKLKFQKLNKVSLYFTKRSIHLALCAIVLFAPLQSVVSHGTVTYPPSRSWVCFQEDPQSPDSPACEAAIIGWGTQAFYDWNEVARMDAGGKHRTIINDGNLASAGRPDKYGGLDQVRNDWVATAVKPGPLTVTWTNTAPHQTLYYEVYITKASWTPDQPLTWDSLELLTRTEPRDASATDNIDIVLPPRTGKHILFSIWQRSLTPEAFYATSDIDFGNTLLPNQPPVPAFEGDAGRCGGETVAFDASGTTDPNGDTLTYTWDFGDGTSATGKTVSHTYTGLESADVTLTVSDGEFTEKLSKSVSLVKDAKCEEVVCPFDTPRPSALPSMNATFNNIYALGEDAPDLSNVSKFNVNWDLGNKGLYVFSLNTDNGQPSWYVDLKSSATYTFDSANPTITLTGTGIDGMDGSYNVTINENDFVMVSQSGGFTLYLSNSTTPPSCSGGSGGSNKAPVASLTATPISGTAPLEVSFDASGSTDADGDDLTYVIDYGNGTSGSTAISSYTYTETGTYTARVSVSDGKGGNDMASVTIQVGNLDTNDGTCDFETPTALATRDNSFSNVHILGKNGPNMDNMTKFTIKWSLENNGLYQFAFDLNVAPWYIDFSGASQSFNSENPQITLVNTGIDGLDGTYDVAVDGSNFALVADSYTIYFSNSTQAPDCDANNKSVEELSFTMYPNPAIANVVIENSEDLIDSRLTLTDLSGKTLRSMLIDTSTRQINMNVSGLPSGLYLIKIANRSGANRTLKLIVE
- a CDS encoding toxin-antitoxin system YwqK family antitoxin — its product is MFANVLTVFLFFILLLNSCTSQMQELDISDKELTLKDGMMYYQNKPFTGMLFSKTDTITLAKIPYLEGKKHGKEERFYHNGARAAVRYFTNGKESGTHKAWWNNGQLEFIHQFDDFGNPTGVQRDWYASGQLAKEFNYIDGKENGTQRIWNVDGKIKANYQVIQGERFGLIGAEGCKSDTYVD
- a CDS encoding SCO family protein, whose amino-acid sequence is MWIRKLGIIVLLAGCLCSCKNQKTSEASEKPIKLAEKKVTQLPFYNTADFTPTWNPSQTDVKKIHKISDFSFTNQLGNKITNKDLNGYIYVANFFFTTCPSICVRLTNNMLTLQDVYQNDPDIKLISHSVFPEYDSVEILKKYGERFKINPEQWYLVTGEKDKIYKLARDAYFADDTYKQTHDKNAFIHTENLVLVDKQGHIRGVYKGTLPEEVERLQRHIEILKKEG